The DNA sequence TTTCTTCCTGGATGATTTTCTCTCTTACTTCTTTTATTACGCTGGTAACTTACCTCTTCCTTTACTAATTGAGTGTCCTCTATAGGTTGCTCTTCAAAAGGAAGGCTTTGTTGGTGTGGGTTGTTTGCTTTTATAAAGCGTTCTCGCTTAGTGCCAAATACCAATCTACGAAGCTGGTCGTAGTGGTACTGTAAATGATCCTTGTCTGATTGAAGTTGGTCTTTGCTTGTCTGAAGCTGCTCATATTGGTCAATCAGTTCTTCTTTGGACAGATGTTCTAACGAGGAATCCATGAAATAAATGTATTGTAAAAATACATTCATTAATCACTCTTAATTCCTTTGCTATCAAGGTTCTTACTGTATAATAATAGATGAAAAAATTAGGTGATTTCGATAGGATTAGTTTGAAAATCATGGCGCTTTCTCACTTGAATATTTTTGATCGAAAGTCCGTCAATTATCATTACAATTTGGGTGTAGTTAACAGTTATGCTTCCTTCTATATCGTCATAATCAGGTAATTCAAAAGTACCCGATTCTAAGCGTTTGTAATAAAGAGCGTATCCATAGCCCTGCCAATGCAACAGCTTAATCTTGTCTCTACATTTATTGATAAAAATAAACACATCTCTACTTCTGGGATTACCCTGTAAGTTGTTTTCTATTAAGCCAGATAGGCCGTCGAAACTCTTGCGCATATCAGTGGGTACAATGTATAAATGAAATCTGTGGTGAGGTGATAGGCTAAACATACTAATACAACTTT is a window from the Flavobacteriales bacterium genome containing:
- the tnpB gene encoding IS66 family insertion sequence element accessory protein TnpB, whose translation is MFSLSPHHRFHLYIVPTDMRKSFDGLSGLIENNLQGNPRSRDVFIFINKCRDKIKLLHWQGYGYALYYKRLESGTFELPDYDDIEGSITVNYTQIVMIIDGLSIKNIQVRKRHDFQTNPIEIT